CGAATCGATCAACGCCAAGATTCAGTGGGTGAAGTACACGGCGCGCGGTTTCCGCAACAAGCAGAACTTCATCCACGCCATCTACTTCCACTGCGGCGGCCTCGATCTGGCGCCGCTACCCACTAAATAGCCGGAAGCGCCTCCTTAGGAAACGGACCCGAGCGTGAGTGTAGGCCATGCCATCCGGCGGCTTGCCGACCTCGAGGTCTTCGAGAGCTGGCATATCGTCAGGAAAGATGAACCGACACAGGTTCTTTCCGATCATCTCCGCTGGTTGCCAGCCGAGAATCTCAAGACAGGATGGGGAGATGTAGTGAATCACATGATCGAGGCCGACGCTGCACAGTATGTCAGCACTGTTCTCCACGAGGAACCTGTAATCGATCTCGGCCGCGCCGTCCAGTTCGCGTTTGAATTCAGGAGGCATACGGCTTCACTCCTCAAACAAGGCTTTGGGAAAAGATGTTTGCGGTGCGCCCCCGCAAACTGCCCTTAGAACCCATGGTCGGGGAGTTGGAAAGCCGAATACGGCACGGCTCCTGTGACCTTTAGCTCGGGGCCTGGACATACGTCACAGGCTCCCCGACCCAAAGGCAAGGGAGATCACACGCCTCGCGGCGTGCCTTTGTCGTATTCGGGGTTTCCACACCCCGGAGCGGCGCGTGCCCGCCCCGCAGTAAGGATACCTTTATCCGCCTCTTTTTTGCTATGGGATGGAAAAATTTACTGGGAACGGAGCGACACCGTCCAATTGGTGATTGAAGACAGTGGACCCGGCATCGCGGCGAAAGATGCGGATCGATTCTTCGAGCCCTTCTTCGCTGTCAGGAAGGATGTCGGCACCGGTCTCGGGTTATGGGCGACCAAGGAGATTGTCGAACGGCACGGTGGAAGCATCCATTTGCATCCGCGTAGCGATGGCGGCCGGGGAGCGGCGCTCACCATCCTCTTGCCTCGCACAGCCGAGGTTCCGAGAGGCGTGCTTGAG
The sequence above is drawn from the Terriglobia bacterium genome and encodes:
- a CDS encoding PAS domain-containing protein, whose amino-acid sequence is MPPEFKRELDGAAEIDYRFLVENSADILCSVGLDHVIHYISPSCLEILGWQPAEMIGKNLCRFIFPDDMPALEDLEVGKPPDGMAYTHARVRFLRRRFRLFSG
- a CDS encoding ATP-binding protein, producing the protein MPLSYSGFPHPGAARARPAVRIPLSASFLLWDGKIYWERSDTVQLVIEDSGPGIAAKDADRFFEPFFAVRKDVGTGLGLWATKEIVERHGGSIHLHPRSDGGRGAALTILLPRTAEVPRGVLEEAQLNGDAAADT